The genomic segment CACCTCGCCGTCGTCGTCGGCGTAGTCGGCGGCGATGCGCTGCAGCAGCGCGGCCTTCTCCGACGACGCAGTCAGAGCCACCTGGGTGCAGTCGCTGTCGACCTTGATCGCGGTCGGGTCGTCACCGCTGTCGCCCGTGACGACGGCGCGCACCGCCGCGACCGCGATGACGCCTACGACGACCGCCACGACGACCGGCAACCGACTACGACCCGCCAACGCGCTTCCCCCTCGATCAGGTGAGCCCTGATCGTGTCATGACGGGGGGCGACGGACCGACTACTGCTCGGCCTGGAACATCCAGTGGGTCTTCTCGAGCTCAGCGGTGATCGCGATCATGAGGTCCTGGCTGACCGGGTCGGCGCTCTCGGTGGCGTCCATGCGCTCGCGGAAGCGGGCGATCATCGGGCCGAGGACGTCGACGACGTAGCTGATGACCTTGTCGACCTGGACGTAGCCGACCTCGAGCGGCTGCACCTTGGACTGCGCCGCGAGCGCGTGGGTCTGGCCGTCGGGGTTGACGCCGATCGCTATCGCCCGCTCGGCGACGGTGTCCATGTAGATGCGCGACTGGTCGACGACCTCGTCGAGGGCGAGGTGGATGCTGCGGAAGTTGCGGCCGATGAGGTTCCAGTGGGCCTGCTTGGCCACGAGGGACAGCTCGATGAGGTCGACGAGGGCACCCTGCAGCGCCTCTCCCGTGACCTGCTTGGCGTCGTCGGGCAGCGGGCTCTTGACAGTGCTCATGGTCATCTCCCGAGGGGTGCGTCGGTGGCGGGTTGCGCGGGGACCTCGACCCGAGGGGCGGTGAGCCCGCGCTCCAGCAGCCCTGCCCCGAGGGCGACCTCCTCACGCGTCCCCGGCCAGGTGGCCTGGGACACGAGCCACCGCAGGACCAGCTCGACCGCGGGCGGCTCGCCCGCGACGTCGGCAGCCTCGAGCACCTCGACCACCGCACTGCGTACGACGTCCCACGTGCGGCCGGCCGCCGGGACCGCGACGACGGCGAGCACCGCGGGCTCCTCGGCAGCGACCCGGCGCAGCGGCGCGCAGCGGGCGAGCTCGTCGGCGGCGTGCTCCAGCGCTGCGGCCAGGCCGGAGCGCAACGGCACGGGCATCCCCGGGACGGTGTCGTGACGGCCGGCGGCGAGCGCGGCCGTGGTGGCCCCGAGCGCCTGCACCCGGCTGGTGACGAGCGCCGCGAGGACGTCGTCCTTGGTGCGGAAGTGGTTGTAGAGCGTCGCCTTCGCGACGGCGGCCTGCGTGGCGAGGTCGCTCATCGTCGTCTTGCGGACGCCGTAGCGCTCC from the Mycobacteriales bacterium genome contains:
- a CDS encoding DNA starvation/stationary phase protection protein yields the protein MTMSTVKSPLPDDAKQVTGEALQGALVDLIELSLVAKQAHWNLIGRNFRSIHLALDEVVDQSRIYMDTVAERAIAIGVNPDGQTHALAAQSKVQPLEVGYVQVDKVISYVVDVLGPMIARFRERMDATESADPVSQDLMIAITAELEKTHWMFQAEQ
- a CDS encoding helix-turn-helix domain-containing protein, which codes for MSDTVSSDISPSDAPLREPGTRARSGNAMLRTRAAILDAAAGCVERYGVRKTTMSDLATQAAVAKATLYNHFRTKDDVLAALVTSRVQALGATTAALAAGRHDTVPGMPVPLRSGLAAALEHAADELARCAPLRRVAAEEPAVLAVVAVPAAGRTWDVVRSAVVEVLEAADVAGEPPAVELVLRWLVSQATWPGTREEVALGAGLLERGLTAPRVEVPAQPATDAPLGR